A single Paraburkholderia sp. D15 DNA region contains:
- a CDS encoding SRPBCC family protein codes for MSTGTVQLHRVLRATPERIYRAFLEADAIARWLPPYGFTCRVHHMEVQVGGTYQMSFHNFGNGHSHSFGGEYLELVANEKIRYTGRFDDPNLPGQMITTISIKPVSCGCELSAVQEGIPAVIPTEMCYLGWQESLEQLTKLVEPVIP; via the coding sequence ATGAGTACCGGAACCGTTCAGCTTCATCGAGTTTTGCGTGCGACGCCCGAGCGCATTTATCGCGCATTTCTCGAAGCGGATGCGATAGCGAGATGGCTGCCGCCGTACGGCTTCACCTGCCGCGTCCATCATATGGAAGTGCAAGTGGGCGGCACGTATCAGATGTCTTTCCATAATTTCGGCAACGGCCACAGCCATTCGTTCGGCGGCGAGTATCTCGAACTGGTTGCGAATGAGAAGATCCGTTACACCGGCCGCTTCGACGATCCGAACCTGCCCGGCCAGATGATCACGACGATTTCCATCAAACCCGTATCGTGCGGATGCGAACTCTCGGCCGTGCAGGAAGGCATACCGGCGGTGATTCCCACGGAGATGTGCTATCTCGGCTGGCAGGAGTCTTTGGAGCAATTGACGAAGCTGGTTGAGCCGGTGATTCCTTGA
- a CDS encoding translation initiation factor Sui1 — MKSNAKGGLVYSTEGGRMCPECRQPLGNCVCKKAAAVLPSGDGIARVSRETKGRGGKSVTVVKGLALDPLALASLGKQLRKACGSGGTVKDGVIEIQGDHGERVVETLKKLGHGAKRAGG; from the coding sequence ATGAAAAGCAACGCCAAAGGCGGTCTCGTCTACTCGACCGAGGGCGGCCGCATGTGCCCCGAATGCCGGCAACCGCTTGGCAATTGCGTCTGTAAAAAAGCAGCCGCTGTGTTGCCCTCGGGCGACGGCATCGCGCGCGTCTCCCGCGAAACCAAGGGCCGCGGGGGCAAAAGCGTGACCGTCGTCAAGGGACTCGCGCTCGATCCGCTTGCGCTTGCATCGCTGGGCAAACAATTACGAAAAGCTTGCGGCTCCGGCGGAACGGTCAAGGATGGCGTGATCGAAATACAGGGTGATCACGGCGAGCGCGTCGTCGAAACGCTCAAGAAACTCGGGCATGGCGCCAAACGGGCCGGCGGCTGA
- a CDS encoding PadR family transcriptional regulator: MKTQLKKGTLDMCVLAVLAGGDSYAYEIVSTLSETMEISEGTIYPLMRRLQAESWVSTYFVESSSGPPRKYYKLTAAGRASLAEMQDEWRSFVDEVNGVLDLSGTR, encoded by the coding sequence ATGAAAACTCAGCTCAAGAAAGGCACGCTCGACATGTGCGTGCTCGCGGTCCTCGCCGGCGGAGATAGCTATGCGTACGAGATCGTTTCAACGCTATCGGAAACCATGGAGATCAGCGAAGGCACCATTTATCCGCTGATGCGCCGGCTCCAGGCGGAGTCGTGGGTCAGCACGTATTTCGTCGAATCCAGTTCCGGTCCGCCGCGCAAGTACTACAAGCTGACGGCCGCGGGCCGCGCGAGTCTCGCGGAAATGCAGGACGAGTGGCGTAGTTTTGTCGATGAGGTCAACGGTGTGCTGGATTTATCCGGCACGCGCTAA
- a CDS encoding BPSS1780 family membrane protein — MKMHYSSDPVVADGARIEREWRLPGARLVDVSSVVNWFAEGLQIASAKPLLWLAVILIRADVATLLAYARSLSLLAVLVTPFAMAVALLMQERASRGGRWSVRDVIGAVHAQRNALLTIGLCCVAVTYVGHVISLAAFHVSMTTYVAPNGVHALTFAYATHADANNPLEPLVDLLLRVLPVSLMWFAPALVVLNKASAFDAMTASVRAVARNWQVACLYVVVVVSVMLLASFTPLIVRALVLTPLASALIVMSLYGSYRDVFGGR; from the coding sequence ATGAAAATGCACTATTCGAGCGATCCGGTAGTAGCGGACGGCGCACGTATCGAACGGGAATGGCGTCTGCCGGGCGCGCGACTCGTCGACGTTTCGAGTGTCGTGAACTGGTTCGCGGAAGGGCTGCAGATCGCGAGTGCAAAGCCGCTGTTGTGGCTCGCCGTGATCCTGATACGCGCTGACGTCGCGACCTTGCTCGCGTACGCACGGTCGTTGTCGTTACTGGCCGTGCTCGTCACGCCGTTCGCCATGGCCGTGGCCTTGCTGATGCAGGAACGAGCGAGCCGGGGCGGGCGCTGGTCTGTCCGTGACGTGATCGGTGCGGTGCATGCGCAGCGCAACGCGCTGCTGACGATCGGACTGTGCTGCGTGGCGGTCACCTACGTGGGCCACGTGATATCGCTTGCGGCATTTCATGTGAGCATGACGACATACGTCGCGCCGAACGGCGTTCATGCGCTGACGTTCGCTTATGCGACGCACGCCGATGCCAATAATCCTCTGGAACCGCTGGTCGATCTGTTGCTGCGCGTGTTGCCGGTTTCGTTGATGTGGTTTGCGCCGGCGCTGGTCGTGTTGAACAAGGCGTCCGCGTTCGACGCGATGACGGCGAGCGTGCGAGCCGTCGCCCGCAACTGGCAGGTGGCCTGCCTGTATGTCGTGGTCGTGGTGAGCGTCATGCTGCTCGCTTCGTTCACGCCCTTGATCGTGCGGGCGCTCGTGCTGACGCCCCTCGCCAGCGCGCTGATCGTGATGTCGCTGTACGGTAGCTATCGGGATGTGTTTGGCGGGCGGTAA
- a CDS encoding cytochrome b/b6 domain-containing protein yields the protein MDPRPSSDAPPQSVERPVLVWDWPTRLFHWSVVLLVLGAYITIKLNWMDWHVRIGETLLALVLFRLFWGCAGSETARFRHFLKSPAAALHHLRDLFRREPDVQVGHNPAGGWMVVLLLALLLTETLSGLYVYNDVADVGPLSAWMPAVIANAIETLHGVGWDALVVAVILHLSAIVLYALAKGHNLLRPMLTGRKPLPMQLQPPRVGSSIRALCLLVIASAIVVALATYL from the coding sequence ATGGACCCCAGACCGTCATCTGATGCGCCGCCGCAATCCGTTGAGCGACCGGTGCTCGTCTGGGATTGGCCCACACGTCTCTTCCACTGGTCGGTCGTACTGCTGGTGCTCGGCGCGTATATCACCATCAAGCTGAACTGGATGGACTGGCACGTCCGCATCGGCGAAACGCTGCTGGCGTTAGTACTTTTTCGCCTGTTCTGGGGATGTGCCGGCAGCGAGACGGCGCGCTTCCGGCACTTTCTGAAATCGCCCGCTGCGGCGTTGCACCATCTGCGTGATCTGTTCCGGCGCGAACCCGACGTGCAGGTCGGCCATAATCCCGCCGGCGGCTGGATGGTGGTTCTCCTGCTCGCTTTGCTCCTGACCGAAACGCTCAGCGGTCTTTACGTCTATAACGACGTCGCCGACGTCGGTCCACTTTCCGCGTGGATGCCGGCGGTCATCGCCAATGCGATCGAGACGTTACATGGCGTCGGATGGGACGCGTTGGTGGTAGCGGTGATCCTGCATCTGTCGGCCATTGTGCTTTACGCGCTCGCCAAGGGGCACAACCTGCTGCGGCCCATGCTGACCGGCCGCAAACCGCTGCCTATGCAGCTACAGCCGCCGCGCGTGGGATCGTCGATACGCGCGCTTTGTCTCCTGGTGATCGCGTCAGCGATCGTCGTTGCGTTGGCAACTTACCTCTGA
- a CDS encoding DUF1700 domain-containing protein, with protein MTQEEFIQTLRYELRSLPKHTVDEIVADYHEYFGDALAAGRSEAEVVAALGDPVKLARELKAQATLRQWEARRSFGNLARVIVSIAGLGLLQLILLIPFMFYLLMLTIGYVVSSVLTLVGLVTVIALGSHHLFGWPPSHSVPFSFASHEADADRNVAANPGGDASAAAVSSGASSVSDDDARLAKIDMKIFKVTGDRFYLLPDAGSRISVVTLAGPVVIKNHDGKLKIDAVGGGRELFRTETDGTWSIARADVVALDLKDAEGDRVSVARVGTDPKAMAWDVSNHGDHFSFVQGASGRPQSLSIHSGSDSVDIDGDRVAIRNGGQHVMIFGPHKSRLGVMIYGFVILLTGVIGLCLCVWLTRMTWRALARYVQRQLEHIAARLENGHVA; from the coding sequence ATGACGCAGGAAGAATTCATCCAGACACTCCGTTATGAACTGCGGAGTCTGCCGAAGCACACGGTCGACGAAATCGTCGCCGACTACCACGAGTACTTCGGCGACGCGCTCGCCGCCGGCCGCAGCGAAGCGGAGGTCGTCGCCGCGCTCGGCGACCCGGTCAAGCTGGCGCGCGAGCTCAAGGCGCAGGCCACGCTGCGTCAATGGGAGGCACGGCGTTCGTTCGGCAATCTGGCGCGAGTCATCGTGTCGATCGCGGGGCTCGGCCTGTTGCAGTTGATCCTGCTGATCCCGTTCATGTTCTATCTGTTGATGCTGACGATAGGTTACGTGGTATCCAGCGTATTGACGCTCGTCGGACTCGTGACGGTGATTGCGCTGGGTAGTCATCATCTGTTCGGGTGGCCACCGTCGCATTCGGTGCCGTTCAGCTTCGCGTCCCATGAGGCAGATGCCGATCGTAACGTTGCGGCTAATCCTGGTGGAGATGCATCGGCCGCAGCCGTTAGCTCGGGCGCGTCGTCCGTATCCGACGACGACGCGCGTCTGGCGAAAATCGACATGAAGATCTTCAAGGTAACCGGCGATCGCTTCTATCTGTTGCCCGATGCCGGTTCGCGTATCTCGGTGGTGACGCTCGCGGGCCCCGTGGTGATCAAGAACCACGACGGCAAGTTGAAGATCGATGCGGTAGGCGGTGGCCGCGAATTGTTCAGAACCGAAACGGATGGCACATGGTCGATCGCGCGCGCCGACGTCGTCGCGCTCGATCTGAAGGATGCGGAAGGCGACCGCGTTTCGGTCGCTCGCGTGGGTACCGATCCGAAGGCCATGGCGTGGGACGTGTCGAACCATGGCGATCATTTTTCATTCGTGCAAGGCGCAAGCGGGCGGCCGCAAAGTCTGTCGATACATAGCGGCTCGGATTCGGTCGACATCGACGGCGATCGTGTTGCGATCAGAAACGGCGGCCAGCACGTGATGATTTTCGGACCGCATAAGTCGCGCCTCGGCGTGATGATCTACGGCTTCGTGATCCTGCTGACCGGCGTGATCGGGTTGTGTCTGTGCGTGTGGCTGACGCGCATGACGTGGCGCGCACTGGCCCGTTACGTTCAGCGGCAACTCGAACATATCGCCGCGCGTCTGGAAAACGGGCACGTGGCCTGA
- a CDS encoding NnrU family protein has product MDSTSMVAAAAVAFVGSHFLLSHPGRGVLIRAIGERAFQGIYSLVAFVTLGWLIWAYGKAPLTSPLWPVGGALWAIATLVMLLASILLMGSLIRNPALPTGGRANVFPEAAHGVFAITRHPMMWSFALWGLCHIAVFPIAKNMIVNVAIVVLALVGSVMQDRKKEQLQPEQWPAWEAKTSYLPFAAIVSGRARLGGFGMHALAGGFVVWLAATWAHRPLTGFAAGIWRWL; this is encoded by the coding sequence ATGGACAGCACCAGCATGGTTGCAGCGGCCGCGGTCGCGTTCGTGGGCAGTCACTTCCTGTTGTCTCATCCGGGGCGCGGGGTATTGATTCGCGCAATCGGTGAACGCGCATTCCAGGGCATCTACTCGCTCGTCGCGTTCGTGACGCTCGGCTGGCTGATCTGGGCGTACGGCAAGGCACCGCTGACCTCGCCGTTATGGCCGGTCGGCGGCGCGCTCTGGGCGATCGCGACGCTCGTCATGTTGCTCGCGTCGATTCTGCTGATGGGGTCGCTGATCCGCAATCCGGCATTGCCCACGGGTGGCCGCGCGAATGTGTTTCCCGAAGCCGCGCACGGTGTATTTGCGATTACCCGTCATCCAATGATGTGGTCGTTCGCATTGTGGGGGCTGTGTCACATCGCCGTGTTTCCGATTGCCAAGAACATGATCGTCAACGTGGCGATCGTCGTGCTCGCGCTGGTCGGGTCCGTGATGCAGGACCGCAAGAAAGAGCAGTTGCAGCCGGAACAATGGCCCGCGTGGGAAGCGAAAACCAGTTATTTACCTTTTGCCGCGATCGTCTCCGGACGCGCCCGGCTCGGCGGCTTCGGCATGCACGCACTGGCCGGCGGATTCGTGGTGTGGCTCGCGGCCACGTGGGCGCACCGTCCGCTGACCGGATTTGCCGCCGGCATCTGGCGCTGGTTGTAA
- a CDS encoding cytosine permease, which translates to MDIRNPSPGLYNDDLAPARDRRWGAFSIFNVWTSDVHSLWGYYLAASLFLLCGSFVNFILAIGLSSLVIFALMNLIGYAGERTGVPYPVLARASFGVWGANLAALVRAIVACFWYGAQTAAASGALVALLIRNDSLLQFDKSTHWLGHSALQVICYVIIWALQLLIIQKGMETVRRFQDWAGPAVWIAMLLLAIGLCVKAGGFSFSSGIPVNLLLDKTRDVGVSGDPGSFWALMAVGATWITYFAALYLNFCDFSRYAKNRDAVKKGNLWGLPVNLIAFSLVAGITTIAAFKVYGEVLLHPEQISAKFDSWVLALIAALTFAVATLGINVVANFVSAAFDISNVFPKRISFKKGGYIAATIALVLYPFAPWEGNAAHFVNAIGATMGPLLGIILVDYYLVAKGQINVAALYDEHGEYRYEGGWNLNAVLSAAVGSVFSTFLPNFTELLPPWWNTYGWFFGVAIGGGMYLIMAMLRPRAAITPTRV; encoded by the coding sequence ATGGACATCCGCAATCCTTCCCCCGGCCTGTACAACGACGATCTCGCGCCGGCCAGGGACCGTCGCTGGGGCGCCTTCAGCATCTTCAACGTGTGGACTTCCGACGTCCATAGCCTGTGGGGCTACTACCTCGCCGCGAGCCTGTTCCTGCTGTGCGGCAGCTTCGTCAATTTCATCCTGGCAATTGGGCTCAGTTCGCTGGTGATCTTTGCGCTGATGAACCTGATCGGCTACGCGGGCGAGAGGACCGGTGTGCCTTATCCGGTTCTTGCCCGCGCGTCGTTCGGGGTGTGGGGCGCCAATCTCGCGGCGCTCGTGCGGGCGATCGTCGCGTGCTTCTGGTACGGCGCGCAGACGGCCGCCGCGTCGGGGGCGCTGGTCGCGCTGCTGATCCGCAACGACAGCCTGCTGCAATTCGACAAAAGCACGCACTGGCTGGGCCATTCGGCGCTTCAGGTGATCTGCTACGTGATCATCTGGGCGCTGCAACTGCTGATCATCCAGAAGGGGATGGAGACGGTGCGCCGCTTTCAGGACTGGGCCGGCCCGGCCGTGTGGATCGCGATGCTGCTGCTCGCGATAGGACTGTGCGTGAAGGCCGGTGGTTTTTCTTTCAGCAGCGGCATTCCGGTCAACCTGCTGCTCGATAAAACCAGGGATGTGGGCGTGAGCGGCGATCCGGGTTCGTTCTGGGCGCTGATGGCCGTCGGCGCAACCTGGATCACCTATTTCGCGGCGCTCTATCTCAACTTCTGCGACTTCTCCCGCTACGCAAAGAATCGCGATGCGGTGAAAAAGGGCAACCTGTGGGGATTGCCGGTCAACCTGATCGCGTTCTCGCTGGTCGCCGGCATCACGACCATCGCCGCCTTCAAGGTGTATGGCGAAGTGCTGCTGCATCCCGAACAGATTTCGGCGAAGTTCGACAGTTGGGTGCTGGCGCTGATCGCGGCGCTCACGTTCGCGGTCGCCACGCTCGGCATCAACGTGGTGGCGAATTTCGTCTCGGCTGCGTTCGATATCTCCAACGTCTTCCCGAAACGGATCAGCTTCAAGAAGGGCGGCTACATCGCTGCGACGATCGCGCTCGTGCTTTATCCGTTCGCGCCGTGGGAAGGCAATGCCGCGCATTTCGTCAATGCGATCGGCGCGACCATGGGGCCGTTGCTCGGGATCATTCTCGTCGACTACTACCTCGTCGCGAAAGGCCAGATCAATGTCGCCGCGCTTTACGACGAGCATGGCGAATATCGTTATGAAGGCGGCTGGAACCTCAATGCAGTGTTATCGGCGGCGGTCGGCAGCGTGTTCTCGACGTTCCTGCCCAACTTCACCGAACTGCTGCCGCCCTGGTGGAATACGTACGGATGGTTCTTCGGTGTGGCGATCGGCGGCGGCATGTATCTGATCATGGCGATGCTGCGACCGCGTGCCGCGATTACGCCGACGCGCGTTTGA